The following proteins come from a genomic window of Excalfactoria chinensis isolate bCotChi1 unplaced genomic scaffold, bCotChi1.hap2 Scaffold_71, whole genome shotgun sequence:
- the LOC140265203 gene encoding protein MANBAL-like, translated as MAAELHFSPPEIPEPTLMENVLRCGLLFGAFFQLLCVLAIILPVSKSPKADSEGFESKTWETVKKPKASAAELSKKAKKESKKKR; from the exons atggctgctgaactgcatttctcgCCACCTGAGATCCCTGAGCCCACACTAATGGAGAACGTGCTGCGCTGCGGACTCTTGTTTGGAGCctttttccagctcctgtgtgttCTGGCCATCATCCTGCCAGTTTCCAAGTCCCCAAAGGCA GACTCGGAGGGTTTTGAGTCTAAGACTTGGGAGACGGTGAAGAAACCCAAGGcgagtgctgcagagctgagcaagaaagccaagaaggaaagcaaaaagaaacgataa